In Hallerella succinigenes, the following are encoded in one genomic region:
- the ahcY gene encoding adenosylhomocysteinase, giving the protein MEYKIKDINLAIEGRKELDLAETEMPGLMALRKEYEGKKPLAGARIMGSLHMTVQTAILIETLVDLGADVRWVSCNIFSTQDNAAAAVVVGKKGSVENPQGVPVFAWKGESLEDYWENTARALVWPDGKTADLIVDDGGDATMLVTCGAEFEDAGKVPEFNPEKDSEEWGAFLATCKKVFDKDPKQWTRAREALKGVSEETTTGVHRLYQMAQAKRLKFPAINVNDSVTKSKFDNLYGCRHSLIDGINRATDVMMAGKIAVVCGYGDVGKGCAQSLRGQGARVIITEIDPICALQAAMEGYEVKTLDEVVSMADIFVTTTGNTGIISASQMSKMKHRAIVGNIGHFDNEIDMAGLKKVPGIVRNEIKPQYDEWIFPDGHSILVLAEGRLLNLGCATGHPSFVMSASFTNQTIAQVDLWLSATGKQTVSGLKYETGVVYTLPKILDEKVARLHLEKLGVHLTKLSQAQADYIGVPVEGPYKADHYRY; this is encoded by the coding sequence ATGGAATACAAGATTAAGGATATCAACCTGGCTATCGAAGGCCGTAAGGAACTCGATCTCGCCGAAACCGAAATGCCGGGCCTCATGGCTCTCCGCAAGGAATATGAAGGGAAAAAACCGCTCGCTGGAGCTCGCATCATGGGCAGCCTCCACATGACGGTGCAGACCGCTATCCTTATCGAAACTCTCGTTGACCTTGGCGCAGATGTTCGCTGGGTGAGCTGCAACATTTTCAGTACGCAGGATAACGCTGCTGCTGCAGTCGTCGTCGGTAAGAAGGGCTCGGTTGAAAATCCGCAGGGTGTTCCGGTGTTCGCTTGGAAAGGTGAATCCCTTGAAGACTATTGGGAAAATACCGCGCGCGCTCTCGTGTGGCCGGACGGCAAGACCGCCGACTTGATCGTGGACGACGGAGGCGATGCTACGATGCTCGTGACCTGTGGCGCCGAATTTGAAGATGCAGGCAAAGTGCCGGAATTCAACCCGGAAAAGGATTCCGAAGAATGGGGTGCCTTCCTCGCTACCTGCAAGAAGGTGTTCGACAAGGATCCGAAGCAGTGGACCCGCGCGCGAGAAGCTTTGAAGGGAGTTTCCGAAGAAACGACAACCGGTGTTCACCGTCTTTATCAGATGGCTCAGGCCAAACGTCTCAAGTTCCCGGCGATTAACGTGAACGATTCCGTCACTAAGTCCAAGTTCGATAACCTCTACGGCTGCCGTCATTCCTTGATCGATGGAATCAACCGTGCAACGGACGTGATGATGGCTGGCAAGATAGCTGTCGTCTGCGGTTACGGCGATGTGGGTAAGGGCTGCGCGCAGTCCCTCCGCGGTCAGGGCGCCCGCGTGATCATCACCGAAATCGACCCGATCTGCGCTCTCCAGGCTGCCATGGAAGGCTATGAAGTGAAGACCCTCGACGAAGTCGTGAGCATGGCCGACATCTTTGTGACCACCACCGGTAACACCGGCATCATCAGCGCATCACAGATGAGCAAGATGAAGCACCGCGCCATCGTCGGTAACATCGGCCACTTCGACAACGAAATCGACATGGCTGGCCTCAAGAAGGTTCCAGGCATTGTTCGCAACGAAATCAAGCCGCAGTATGATGAATGGATTTTCCCGGATGGCCACAGCATTCTCGTTCTCGCGGAAGGTCGCTTGCTGAACCTCGGCTGCGCTACCGGTCACCCGAGCTTTGTGATGAGTGCAAGCTTCACGAACCAGACGATTGCGCAGGTGGACCTCTGGCTTTCCGCAACGGGCAAGCAGACGGTTTCCGGTCTCAAGTATGAAACCGGTGTCGTGTACACGCTCCCGAAGATCCTCGACGAGAAGGTCGCACGCCTGCACCTTGAAAAACTCGGTGTTCACCTGACGAAGCTTTCTCAGGCCCAGGCCGACTACATCGGCGTGCCTGTGGAAGGTCCGTACAAGGCAGATCACTACAGATATTAG
- a CDS encoding ATP-binding protein translates to MFKRKIDQILENWLDEPKHKPLVVKGVRQCGKTSSIRAFAESHFKHVVYLDFREHPDYKKFFEPNVSVASIIMRISAALPAAEIVPHETCFVFDEIQDCPLARSSLKYFFLDGQYEVMCTGSLLGVHGYKTKDEKGGEQESSIPVGFEHIVEMFPMDFEEWLWANGIKPMHFDYLKECLQSETPVDVAIHDRFRELLNQYVIVGGMPEVVTTFLESGLVGKALAIQKRIVDEYKADMVKYAAKEDKARIRECFESIPSQLAREYKKFSYSVVKKGGRGRDYAGSLQWIEDAGIIRRCYNIEKTELPLDGSKIPSEFKVYMADIGLLISMLEDGTQSSILSGDLLGYKGAIFENLIADIFGKMGRKLYYYHKDSGVELDFVMRYRGKCTPVECKARNGNAKSMRTVLKNKEKYHVEQALKLGDYNVGRNGETLTLPMYMGFLLTEV, encoded by the coding sequence GTGTTTAAGAGAAAAATTGACCAAATTCTGGAAAACTGGCTGGACGAACCGAAGCACAAGCCCCTTGTGGTAAAAGGGGTTCGCCAGTGTGGCAAAACCAGCAGCATTAGGGCTTTTGCGGAAAGTCATTTCAAGCACGTGGTGTACCTGGATTTTCGGGAGCACCCGGATTACAAGAAATTCTTCGAACCCAATGTTTCCGTAGCGTCTATCATCATGCGCATTTCTGCAGCGCTCCCTGCGGCAGAAATCGTGCCCCATGAAACGTGCTTTGTGTTTGACGAAATTCAGGATTGCCCGCTGGCCCGCAGTTCCCTCAAGTATTTTTTTCTGGACGGTCAATACGAGGTGATGTGTACGGGCTCGCTACTTGGAGTGCATGGCTACAAGACAAAAGACGAGAAGGGGGGTGAACAGGAGTCATCTATCCCGGTGGGTTTCGAACACATTGTCGAAATGTTCCCGATGGATTTTGAGGAATGGCTCTGGGCTAACGGAATCAAGCCGATGCATTTCGATTACCTCAAGGAATGTCTGCAAAGTGAAACGCCTGTTGATGTAGCGATTCACGATCGATTCAGGGAACTGCTCAACCAGTATGTGATTGTCGGCGGCATGCCGGAAGTGGTGACAACATTTTTAGAAAGCGGGCTAGTTGGCAAGGCACTAGCCATACAAAAGCGGATTGTTGACGAATACAAGGCCGACATGGTCAAGTATGCCGCGAAAGAGGACAAGGCGCGTATTCGCGAATGCTTTGAATCAATCCCCTCGCAACTTGCGCGTGAATACAAAAAATTTTCGTATAGCGTTGTAAAGAAGGGCGGTCGTGGGCGTGATTACGCCGGAAGCCTGCAATGGATCGAGGACGCGGGAATCATCCGGCGTTGCTATAATATTGAAAAGACAGAACTGCCTTTAGACGGCAGCAAGATTCCAAGCGAGTTCAAGGTTTATATGGCTGATATCGGGCTGCTGATTTCTATGCTCGAAGATGGAACGCAGTCGAGCATTCTGAGCGGCGACTTGCTTGGTTACAAGGGAGCCATTTTTGAAAACCTGATTGCCGACATATTTGGCAAGATGGGACGCAAGCTTTATTACTATCATAAGGACAGCGGAGTCGAACTTGATTTTGTCATGCGCTACCGCGGCAAATGTACGCCGGTAGAATGCAAGGCTCGAAACGGGAATGCCAAATCCATGCGGACCGTGCTCAAGAACAAAGAAAAATACCATGTGGAACAAGCCCTGAAACTGGGCGACTACAATGTCGGTCGCAACGGTGAAACGCTCACGCTGCCCATGTACATGGGATTTTTGTTGACAGAGGTTTGA
- a CDS encoding metallophosphoesterase yields the protein MRPDLILFGGDLADISDSALDAAGYDSLFRRLTSAAKAGAFAVVGNHEAFMERNGSNPVQWMQKNGMAVLNDETVCTPLACITGRTDFQMARARDIPRKNLEEMLPTDTSLPWILLDHQPRGIEKDYSGALPDLALSGHTHNGQFFPGTAIIHLVWEHAYGPGKLDGIPWLVSSGLGSWGPPVRIGSDTEFWIIRFQAESD from the coding sequence TTGCGCCCCGATTTGATTCTTTTTGGGGGCGACTTGGCGGACATTTCCGATTCGGCGCTGGATGCCGCCGGTTACGATTCGCTGTTTCGCCGGTTGACTTCCGCAGCTAAAGCGGGGGCATTCGCCGTCGTGGGAAATCACGAAGCCTTTATGGAAAGAAACGGTTCGAATCCCGTGCAATGGATGCAAAAAAACGGCATGGCCGTTCTAAACGACGAAACGGTTTGCACGCCTCTCGCCTGCATAACGGGCAGGACGGATTTTCAAATGGCGCGCGCCCGCGACATTCCCCGGAAAAATCTGGAGGAGATGCTCCCCACGGATACGAGCCTTCCCTGGATTTTGCTAGACCATCAACCCAGAGGGATTGAAAAAGATTATTCCGGAGCGCTTCCGGACTTGGCGCTTTCCGGACACACCCACAACGGGCAATTTTTCCCGGGAACGGCGATTATCCACCTCGTGTGGGAACATGCTTACGGGCCGGGAAAACTCGACGGCATCCCGTGGCTAGTTTCCTCGGGTTTGGGTTCCTGGGGGCCGCCCGTGCGCATCGGCAGCGATACCGAATTCTGGATAATCCGATTCCAAGCGGAAAGCGATTGA